In a single window of the bacterium genome:
- a CDS encoding FGGY-family carbohydrate kinase has protein sequence MAVDEAVQVTVGIDIGTTSVKAVAVDGDGDVQTRARIPHAVNAPTPAVLEHDAAAVWGTSVVEACDAVSAGHRVAGIGLAAMVPSLAAVDSDGTPVSPGILYGDHRGHHPDGEFVGFLRSLEQAVPHAHAYWPAQAAASQALCGAAVIDAITAMTCLPVFGTDGWDGQWCDPAKLPQLAMDSTPVGYRGDAPVAAGTVDALAEQLVAGADSPGDVLVICGTTLITWAVAEGWPEAEGLWTIPHLQTGLAAIGGPSNAGGLFLERVRALTGDPADEPSHPDRMPLWVPYIRGERTPRHDPDLRAALVGLDVGHGPADVLAAAYEAAGFVVRHHLDLAGTSPERIVAVGGGTHVERWMQALADATSLPVDVTAVPEGAAKGAAWMARISAGLESNDLAQARRWARTGHRVEPRSDWAEACDRRYPQWRAACDARSGAAQ, from the coding sequence ATGGCTGTGGATGAGGCAGTTCAGGTGACGGTGGGCATCGACATCGGCACCACCTCGGTGAAGGCGGTGGCCGTCGACGGCGACGGCGACGTGCAGACTCGCGCCCGCATACCCCACGCCGTCAACGCCCCCACCCCAGCGGTGCTCGAACACGATGCCGCCGCGGTTTGGGGCACCAGCGTGGTCGAGGCCTGCGACGCCGTTTCGGCTGGTCACCGAGTGGCGGGCATCGGCTTGGCCGCCATGGTCCCGTCGCTGGCCGCGGTCGATTCCGATGGGACGCCCGTCTCGCCGGGCATCTTGTACGGCGATCACCGGGGCCACCATCCCGACGGCGAGTTCGTCGGGTTTCTCCGCTCGCTGGAACAGGCTGTGCCCCACGCCCACGCCTATTGGCCCGCCCAGGCGGCGGCCAGCCAGGCGCTGTGCGGCGCCGCCGTCATCGACGCCATCACCGCCATGACCTGCCTGCCGGTGTTCGGCACCGACGGCTGGGACGGCCAATGGTGCGACCCCGCCAAGCTCCCCCAATTGGCCATGGACTCCACCCCTGTCGGCTATCGGGGCGATGCGCCGGTAGCCGCCGGCACGGTCGACGCACTGGCCGAGCAACTCGTGGCCGGGGCCGACTCGCCCGGCGACGTACTGGTGATCTGCGGCACCACCCTCATCACCTGGGCGGTGGCCGAGGGGTGGCCCGAGGCCGAGGGACTGTGGACAATTCCCCATCTCCAGACTGGCCTGGCCGCCATCGGCGGGCCGAGCAATGCCGGTGGCCTGTTCCTCGAGCGGGTGCGAGCTCTCACCGGCGATCCCGCCGACGAGCCTTCCCACCCCGACCGCATGCCGCTGTGGGTGCCCTACATCCGGGGCGAGCGCACCCCTCGCCACGATCCCGACCTGCGGGCCGCACTGGTGGGTCTGGATGTGGGCCACGGTCCCGCCGACGTCCTGGCCGCCGCTTACGAGGCCGCCGGTTTCGTCGTTCGCCACCATCTCGACCTTGCCGGCACCAGCCCCGAGCGCATCGTGGCCGTGGGCGGGGGAACCCATGTGGAGCGCTGGATGCAGGCCCTGGCCGACGCCACCAGCCTGCCGGTGGACGTCACTGCCGTGCCCGAGGGCGCGGCCAAAGGAGCGGCCTGGATGGCCCGCATCAGCGCCGGTCTGGAATCCAACGACCTGGCCCAAGCCCGCCGCTGGGCCCGCACCGGTCACCGGGTCGAGCCCCGGTCCGACTGGGCCGAGGCCTGCGATCGCCGCTATCCGCAATGGCGGGCCGCTTGCGACGCCCGGAGCGGTGCTGCACAGTAG
- a CDS encoding class II aldolase/adducin family protein — protein MTDRVDIRAQVMAAAQAMDAAGLVVGTAGNVSGRAEDGMIWLTPSSLPYDQVSIDNLAAVDLDGNLQEGTSRPSTEKEMHLACYRAFPEVGGVVHCHPIHASMFAVAHKSIPAVIEEVIVYLGGNVAVSDYRTTGSDELGEEVVRHLADRSAVLMANHGMLCIGESPDHALHAALVAEHTARIVWGASRLGDVVELPDKARSDFEGVYAYLRRETWSAT, from the coding sequence ATGACCGACCGCGTCGACATTCGAGCTCAAGTGATGGCGGCCGCTCAGGCGATGGACGCCGCGGGGCTGGTGGTGGGCACCGCGGGAAACGTGTCGGGGCGCGCCGAGGACGGGATGATCTGGTTGACGCCGTCGTCGCTGCCCTACGACCAAGTGAGCATCGACAACCTGGCGGCGGTGGACCTGGACGGGAACCTGCAAGAGGGCACGTCTCGGCCGTCCACCGAGAAGGAAATGCACCTGGCCTGTTATCGAGCCTTCCCCGAGGTGGGCGGGGTGGTGCACTGCCACCCGATTCACGCCTCGATGTTCGCGGTGGCCCACAAGAGCATTCCCGCGGTGATCGAGGAGGTCATCGTGTATCTGGGCGGGAACGTTGCGGTGAGCGACTATCGGACCACCGGTTCCGATGAGCTGGGCGAAGAGGTGGTGCGCCACCTGGCTGACCGCTCAGCGGTGCTGATGGCCAACCACGGAATGCTGTGCATCGGCGAGTCGCCCGACCACGCCCTGCACGCCGCCCTAGTGGCCGAGCACACCGCCCGCATCGTGTGGGGCGCCAGCCGCCTCGGCGATGTCGTCGAATTGCCCGACAAAGCCCGCTCCGACTTTGAAGGCGTCTACGCCTACCTCCGCCGCGAGACCTGGTCGGCCACGTAG
- a CDS encoding 3-phosphoglycerate dehydrogenase, with product MSKPRALVTAPLRGPGLDRLRDVADVEFDPWIEHQPIRLLGADDLAARLAEMSADLLVCEADECKGPVFEHPLRAVASTRGDPTNVDVAGATAAGIPVLHAPGRNADAVAEMAVALMFAVNRRVILGDRDMRAGTVFTDTIPYQRYRAWQMAGRTVGLVGLGAVGRAAKWRFEGLGMKVIAHDPYQPDADCELDELLASADVVSMHAPVLPETAGMIGADQFAAMRRGSIYVNTARAALHDTEALVDALASGHLGGAGLDHVRGEILPDGHPLTKLDNVVLTPHIGGATYDTEVNQTDMVVEDICRLLAGERPHRLANPEVWR from the coding sequence GTGAGCAAACCGAGGGCGCTGGTGACCGCTCCGCTGCGGGGGCCAGGCTTGGACCGGCTGCGGGATGTGGCCGACGTGGAGTTCGATCCGTGGATCGAGCACCAGCCGATTCGGCTCTTGGGGGCCGATGACCTGGCCGCCCGCCTGGCGGAGATGTCGGCCGACCTGTTGGTGTGCGAGGCCGACGAGTGCAAAGGGCCGGTGTTCGAGCACCCGCTGCGGGCGGTGGCCTCCACCCGGGGCGATCCCACCAACGTGGATGTGGCCGGGGCCACTGCGGCGGGCATTCCGGTGCTGCACGCTCCGGGGCGCAACGCCGACGCAGTGGCTGAGATGGCGGTAGCGCTGATGTTTGCCGTCAACCGCCGCGTGATCCTGGGCGACCGGGACATGCGGGCGGGCACCGTGTTCACTGACACCATCCCTTATCAGCGGTATCGGGCGTGGCAGATGGCCGGGCGCACCGTGGGTCTGGTGGGGCTGGGGGCAGTGGGGCGAGCAGCCAAATGGCGGTTCGAGGGCCTGGGGATGAAGGTGATCGCCCACGACCCCTATCAGCCCGACGCCGACTGCGAGCTGGACGAACTGCTAGCCAGCGCCGACGTGGTGTCGATGCACGCCCCTGTGCTTCCGGAAACGGCTGGAATGATCGGCGCCGACCAGTTTGCGGCCATGCGGCGGGGGTCCATCTATGTGAACACCGCTCGGGCCGCGCTGCACGACACTGAAGCCCTGGTGGATGCCTTGGCATCGGGGCATCTGGGGGGCGCGGGCCTCGACCATGTGCGGGGAGAGATCCTCCCGGATGGCCATCCGCTAACCAAGCTCGACAACGTGGTGCTGACACCGCACATTGGCGGTGCCACCTACGACACCGAGGTGAATCAGACCGACATGGTGGTGGAGGACATTTGCCGGCTCTTGGCCGGCGAGCGCCCCCACCGCCTGGCCAACCCGGAGGTATGGCGATGA
- a CDS encoding thiolase family protein, giving the protein MSDREFAGKTAIVGIGSSDFAQLYRSTDPERTGEALATEAIAAAIADAGMEKSQIDGLITGGLPHYEPVAYRTGLTDVRFVVDYPGAGRMCAMALMHAATAVHHGLADYVVLFNSVVFRSQGVKFGAQGQGLLYDTIYGMASPGAQYSLAFTRYQAEYGGTEEQLGAIPVAIRSHARLTPGAIMQAEMTVDEYLAARYIAQPLRLFDYCLINDGAVAYVVTTTERARDLPHPPVLIASTAGRANFREWYVDLGFWDEACRSMKADLFDPLGVTTDDIDCLQVYDNFSVSVLWGLEGFGFAPRGQGLEWVQNGRIALGGELPVNTSGGMLSESYLQGWNQHAEAVRQLRGQAGERQIPDCDWSLYWCLSALPGASLLCRDGLL; this is encoded by the coding sequence ATGAGCGATCGGGAGTTTGCCGGCAAGACGGCCATCGTCGGGATTGGCAGCAGCGACTTCGCCCAGTTGTATCGCTCGACCGATCCTGAGCGCACCGGCGAGGCGCTGGCCACCGAGGCCATCGCTGCGGCCATTGCCGATGCCGGGATGGAGAAATCGCAGATCGACGGGCTCATCACCGGAGGTCTGCCCCACTACGAGCCGGTGGCCTACCGCACCGGGCTCACCGACGTTCGCTTCGTGGTGGACTACCCGGGGGCCGGGCGCATGTGCGCCATGGCGCTGATGCACGCCGCCACTGCGGTACACCATGGATTGGCCGACTACGTGGTGCTGTTCAACTCGGTGGTGTTCCGCTCCCAGGGCGTCAAGTTCGGGGCCCAGGGCCAAGGGCTGCTGTACGACACCATCTACGGCATGGCCTCGCCGGGAGCGCAGTATTCGCTGGCCTTCACCCGCTACCAGGCAGAATACGGGGGCACCGAGGAGCAACTCGGCGCCATCCCGGTGGCCATCCGCTCCCATGCCCGGTTGACTCCGGGGGCCATCATGCAGGCCGAGATGACCGTCGACGAATACCTGGCCGCCCGCTACATCGCCCAGCCGCTGCGGCTGTTCGACTACTGCCTGATCAACGACGGGGCGGTGGCCTACGTGGTGACCACTACCGAGCGGGCCAGGGATCTGCCCCATCCGCCGGTGCTCATCGCCAGCACTGCGGGCCGGGCCAATTTCCGGGAGTGGTACGTGGACCTGGGGTTCTGGGACGAGGCCTGCCGGTCGATGAAGGCCGACCTGTTCGACCCGCTGGGTGTGACTACAGACGACATCGACTGCCTCCAGGTGTACGACAACTTCAGCGTGTCGGTGCTGTGGGGGCTGGAGGGATTCGGCTTCGCCCCCCGGGGCCAAGGATTGGAATGGGTGCAGAACGGCCGCATCGCATTGGGCGGGGAGCTGCCGGTGAACACCAGCGGGGGGATGCTGAGCGAGTCGTACCTTCAGGGGTGGAACCAGCACGCCGAGGCGGTGCGCCAACTGCGGGGCCAGGCGGGCGAGCGCCAGATCCCCGACTGCGACTGGTCGCTGTACTGGTGCCTGTCGGCTTTGCCGGGG
- a CDS encoding nuclear transport factor 2 family protein, with translation MKMNPNKTWRLVEERLEAETDPRRRHVLGLVLAHMKCEAQADIEGVVATLSDKPQYIIWSNPDDPIASPGGDRDAIRGFYDRSIVQTGAHRLEFDCDRVIVDDDAVFTEGMMRMAYPGRTLEAMGIEVPDVDSYYVAQSRMGIVWPVDLDDPEARLTGEEVYSANDAFEGVADRPISLEEIVPLELVSV, from the coding sequence ATGAAGATGAACCCTAACAAGACGTGGCGCTTGGTGGAAGAGCGGCTGGAGGCCGAGACAGATCCCCGGAGGCGCCATGTACTGGGGTTGGTGCTGGCCCACATGAAGTGCGAGGCCCAGGCCGACATCGAGGGGGTGGTGGCCACCCTCAGCGACAAGCCCCAGTACATCATCTGGTCGAACCCCGACGATCCCATCGCCAGCCCCGGCGGTGACCGCGACGCAATTCGAGGCTTCTACGACCGCAGCATCGTGCAGACCGGCGCCCACCGGTTGGAGTTCGACTGCGACCGGGTCATCGTCGACGACGACGCCGTGTTCACCGAGGGGATGATGCGCATGGCCTACCCCGGCCGCACGCTCGAGGCCATGGGCATTGAGGTACCCGACGTGGACTCCTACTACGTCGCCCAGTCCCGTATGGGCATCGTGTGGCCCGTCGACCTCGACGACCCCGAGGCCCGGCTCACCGGCGAAGAGGTCTACTCGGCCAACGATGCCTTCGAAGGCGTCGCCGACCGCCCCATCAGCCTCGAAGAAATCGTCCCCCTCGAACTCGTCTCCGTCTGA